In Solanum lycopersicum chromosome 5, SLM_r2.1, the following are encoded in one genomic region:
- the LOC101258067 gene encoding recQ-mediated genome instability protein 1-like isoform X3, translating to MNRRRHQIICSSDEEDGDDEPQQFAGGNEENENPNNIEIEILESSTNFQSVTLNSPIQNPTPNREPNVDVSEVVRAADCGIGRALEGLGLRLRREWLESCVGGLEGSVVGEFSGLDDTTKAKLCFEQFLYSDMNFCGAGMLPKDVHKLHLVDLKGPFVLQVDEIVNISCPLRDRYQKVAAGIKRCLKLSMTDGIQRVFGMEYRPIKDLDVLSPSGLKVAICHVHVRHGILMLVPEVIEVLGGMVEELEEARKRLVNEINKPPRGKRTRSGVVPPLATRATAAAWPREGVTVPEHSDTSSRQNMHFQVHERGTSGSATTATEEIHPVTSGLPYSTSFTTPVYRREAQSNFPSTPAVSVPFNRNIGPTFSSDAASHAEDIHMADMTTEGIDVPIRREHNDPVLSSSSSMEVEELLSDIRSDPATPASSRSRGSIRVSSDSFHYEDVTPDTLSTAAIDVDEIDLVDELDHPYILSGAKENPFTYLASLSAKQAGMHGSASTVTGKIKCFLTGVKGFQYKQSSKYELRVYVDDGSLISEILIDHALVQEKIGFSPAEVNAALSSSDRKRVSDTKETLKCFQKFLINFEGTMLVHLNEESPIPVATEMNQGCSASDAWLLLKRLKPSTSPRQHHLHHSETINLSP from the exons ATGAACAGAAGACGCCACCAAATCATCTGTTCCTCCGACGAAGAAGACGGCGACGACGAGCCTCAGCAATTCGCCGGCGgcaatgaagaaaatgaaaatccTAACAACATAGAAATTGAAATTCTAGAATCGTCTACTAACTTCCAATCAGTAACCCTAAATTCTCCCATCCAGAACCCTACACCTAATCGTGAGCCAAACGTCGACGTTTCTGAAGTTGTACGAGCTGCGGATTGTGGCATTGGTCGGGCATTGGAAGGATTAGGGCTAAGATTGCGGAGGGAATGGTTAGAATCATGTGTTGGAGGACTTGAAGGATCAGTAGTAGGAGAGTTTTCTGGATTGGATGATACGACGAAGGCGAAACTTTGTTTCGAGCAGTTTTTGTACTCGGATATGAATTTTTGTGGTGCAGGAATGCTTCCAAAGGACGTTCACAAGCTGCATTTGGTTGATCTTAAAGGGCCCTTTGTTCTTCAG GTAGATGAGATTGTGAATATCAGTTGTCCTCTTCGAGATAGGTATCAGAAAGTAGCTGCTGGAATAAAGAGGTGTCTGAAATTGTCCATGACTGATGGTATTCAACGAGTGTTTGGGATGGAGTACAGGCCTATAAAAGACCTCGATGTTCTGTCTCCTTCTGGACTGAAG GTTGCTATCTGTCATGTTCATGTTAGGCATGGAATTCTGATGTTGGTCCCTGAAGTTATTGAAGTTCTGGGTGGGATGGTGGAAGAGTTAGAAGAAGCAAGGAAGCGGCTagttaatgaaataaataagcCACCGAGGGGGAAAAG AACAAGGTCTGGCGTGGTTCCTCCTTTGGCAACTAGAGCTACCGCTGCTGCATGGCCACGAGAAGGTGTTACTGTTCCAGAGCACTCTGATACTTCCTCAagacaaaatatgcattttcaGGTTCATGAACGAG GAACATCTGGCAGTGCTACTACTGCAACTGAAGAAATTCATCCCGTTACATCTGGGCTACCATATTCTACGTCATTCACCACTCCTGTTTATAGAAGAGAGGCTCAATCTAATTTCCCATCTACTCCAGCTGTTTCTGTCCCATTCAATAGGAACATTGGACCTACCTTTTCATCTGATGCAGCTAGTCATGCAGAGGATATCCATATGGCTGACATGACCACCGAAGGCATTGATGTTCCAATTAGAAGGGAACATAATGACCCTGtcctttcatcttcttcttccatgGAAGTGGAGGAACTTTTGTCAGATATTAGAAGTGACCCTGCCACACCTGCCAGTAGCAGGAGCAGAGGAAGCATTCGTGTCTCTAGTGATAGTTTCCATTATGAAGATGTAACACCAGATACATTGTCTACTGCAGCAATTGACGTTGATGAAATTGATTTGGTTGATGAATTGGACCATCCATATATACTTTCTGGAGCAAAGGAAAACCCTTTCACTTACTTAGCTAGTCTGTCAGCTAAGCAGGCTGGTATGCATGGCAGTGCTTCCACTGTTACAGGAAAAATTAAG TGCTTTCTTACTGGTGTGAAGGGATTTCAGTATAAACAGAGTAGTAAATACGAGCTTCgggtttatgttgatgatggCAGCCTAATCTCTGAGATCCTTATAGATCATGCT CTTGTGCAGGAAAAAATAGGCTTTTCTCCTGCAGAGGTAAATGCTGCTCTTAGTTCTTCAGATAGAAAACGAGTCAGTGACACGAAGGAGACACTGAAATGTTTCCAGAAATTCTTGATTAATTTTGAG GGAACAATGCTTGTTCATTTGAATGAAGAATCTCCAATTCCAGTTGCTACTGAAATGAACCAGGGGTGCTCTGCCTCTGATGCATGGTTGCTTCTCAAAAGACTAAAGCCTTCTACTTCTCCGCGACAACATCATCTTCATCACTCAGAAACCATAAATTTATCCCCTTGA
- the LOC101258067 gene encoding recQ-mediated genome instability protein 1-like isoform X4: MNRRRHQIICSSDEEDGDDEPQQFAGGNEENENPNNIEIEILESSTNFQSVTLNSPIQNPTPNREPNVDVSEVVRAADCGIGRALEGLGLRLRREWLESCVGGLEGSVVGEFSGLDDTTKAKLCFEQFLYSDMNFCGAGMLPKDVHKLHLVDLKGPFVLQVDEIVNISCPLRDRYQKVAAGIKRCLKLSMTDGIQRVFGMEYRPIKDLDVLSPSGLKVAICHVHVRHGILMLVPEVIEVLGGMVEELEEARKRLVNEINKPPRGKRTRSGVVPPLATRATAAAWPREGVTVPEHSDTSSRQNMHFQVHERGTSGSATTATEEIHPVTSGLPYSTSFTTPVYRREAQSNFPSTPAVSVPFNRNIGPTFSSDAASHAEDIHMADMTTEGIDVPIRREHNDPVLSSSSSMEVEELLSDIRSDPATPASSRSRGSIRVSSDSFHYEDVTPDTLSTAAIDVDEIDLVDELDHPYILSGAKENPFTYLASLSAKQAGMHGSASTVTGKIKCFLTGVKGFQYKQSSKYELRVYVDDGSLISEILIDHAEKIGFSPAEVNAALSSSDRKRVSDTKETLKCFQKFLINFEGTMLVHLNEESPIPVATEMNQGCSASDAWLLLKRLKPSTSPRQHHLHHSETINLSP; this comes from the exons ATGAACAGAAGACGCCACCAAATCATCTGTTCCTCCGACGAAGAAGACGGCGACGACGAGCCTCAGCAATTCGCCGGCGgcaatgaagaaaatgaaaatccTAACAACATAGAAATTGAAATTCTAGAATCGTCTACTAACTTCCAATCAGTAACCCTAAATTCTCCCATCCAGAACCCTACACCTAATCGTGAGCCAAACGTCGACGTTTCTGAAGTTGTACGAGCTGCGGATTGTGGCATTGGTCGGGCATTGGAAGGATTAGGGCTAAGATTGCGGAGGGAATGGTTAGAATCATGTGTTGGAGGACTTGAAGGATCAGTAGTAGGAGAGTTTTCTGGATTGGATGATACGACGAAGGCGAAACTTTGTTTCGAGCAGTTTTTGTACTCGGATATGAATTTTTGTGGTGCAGGAATGCTTCCAAAGGACGTTCACAAGCTGCATTTGGTTGATCTTAAAGGGCCCTTTGTTCTTCAG GTAGATGAGATTGTGAATATCAGTTGTCCTCTTCGAGATAGGTATCAGAAAGTAGCTGCTGGAATAAAGAGGTGTCTGAAATTGTCCATGACTGATGGTATTCAACGAGTGTTTGGGATGGAGTACAGGCCTATAAAAGACCTCGATGTTCTGTCTCCTTCTGGACTGAAG GTTGCTATCTGTCATGTTCATGTTAGGCATGGAATTCTGATGTTGGTCCCTGAAGTTATTGAAGTTCTGGGTGGGATGGTGGAAGAGTTAGAAGAAGCAAGGAAGCGGCTagttaatgaaataaataagcCACCGAGGGGGAAAAG AACAAGGTCTGGCGTGGTTCCTCCTTTGGCAACTAGAGCTACCGCTGCTGCATGGCCACGAGAAGGTGTTACTGTTCCAGAGCACTCTGATACTTCCTCAagacaaaatatgcattttcaGGTTCATGAACGAG GAACATCTGGCAGTGCTACTACTGCAACTGAAGAAATTCATCCCGTTACATCTGGGCTACCATATTCTACGTCATTCACCACTCCTGTTTATAGAAGAGAGGCTCAATCTAATTTCCCATCTACTCCAGCTGTTTCTGTCCCATTCAATAGGAACATTGGACCTACCTTTTCATCTGATGCAGCTAGTCATGCAGAGGATATCCATATGGCTGACATGACCACCGAAGGCATTGATGTTCCAATTAGAAGGGAACATAATGACCCTGtcctttcatcttcttcttccatgGAAGTGGAGGAACTTTTGTCAGATATTAGAAGTGACCCTGCCACACCTGCCAGTAGCAGGAGCAGAGGAAGCATTCGTGTCTCTAGTGATAGTTTCCATTATGAAGATGTAACACCAGATACATTGTCTACTGCAGCAATTGACGTTGATGAAATTGATTTGGTTGATGAATTGGACCATCCATATATACTTTCTGGAGCAAAGGAAAACCCTTTCACTTACTTAGCTAGTCTGTCAGCTAAGCAGGCTGGTATGCATGGCAGTGCTTCCACTGTTACAGGAAAAATTAAG TGCTTTCTTACTGGTGTGAAGGGATTTCAGTATAAACAGAGTAGTAAATACGAGCTTCgggtttatgttgatgatggCAGCCTAATCTCTGAGATCCTTATAGATCATGCT GAAAAAATAGGCTTTTCTCCTGCAGAGGTAAATGCTGCTCTTAGTTCTTCAGATAGAAAACGAGTCAGTGACACGAAGGAGACACTGAAATGTTTCCAGAAATTCTTGATTAATTTTGAG GGAACAATGCTTGTTCATTTGAATGAAGAATCTCCAATTCCAGTTGCTACTGAAATGAACCAGGGGTGCTCTGCCTCTGATGCATGGTTGCTTCTCAAAAGACTAAAGCCTTCTACTTCTCCGCGACAACATCATCTTCATCACTCAGAAACCATAAATTTATCCCCTTGA
- the LOC101258067 gene encoding recQ-mediated genome instability protein 1-like isoform X2, giving the protein MNRRRHQIICSSDEEDGDDEPQQFAGGNEENENPNNIEIEILESSTNFQSVTLNSPIQNPTPNREPNVDVSEVVRAADCGIGRALEGLGLRLRREWLESCVGGLEGSVVGEFSGLDDTTKAKLCFEQFLYSDMNFCGAGMLPKDVHKLHLVDLKGPFVLQNYLGRHFRNWFAEKEVGNGHQLVVVDEIVNISCPLRDRYQKVAAGIKRCLKLSMTDGIQRVFGMEYRPIKDLDVLSPSGLKVAICHVHVRHGILMLVPEVIEVLGGMVEELEEARKRLVNEINKPPRGKRTRSGVVPPLATRATAAAWPREGVTVPEHSDTSSRQNMHFQVHERGTSGSATTATEEIHPVTSGLPYSTSFTTPVYRREAQSNFPSTPAVSVPFNRNIGPTFSSDAASHAEDIHMADMTTEGIDVPIRREHNDPVLSSSSSMEVEELLSDIRSDPATPASSRSRGSIRVSSDSFHYEDVTPDTLSTAAIDVDEIDLVDELDHPYILSGAKENPFTYLASLSAKQAGMHGSASTVTGKIKCFLTGVKGFQYKQSSKYELRVYVDDGSLISEILIDHAEKIGFSPAEVNAALSSSDRKRVSDTKETLKCFQKFLINFEGTMLVHLNEESPIPVATEMNQGCSASDAWLLLKRLKPSTSPRQHHLHHSETINLSP; this is encoded by the exons ATGAACAGAAGACGCCACCAAATCATCTGTTCCTCCGACGAAGAAGACGGCGACGACGAGCCTCAGCAATTCGCCGGCGgcaatgaagaaaatgaaaatccTAACAACATAGAAATTGAAATTCTAGAATCGTCTACTAACTTCCAATCAGTAACCCTAAATTCTCCCATCCAGAACCCTACACCTAATCGTGAGCCAAACGTCGACGTTTCTGAAGTTGTACGAGCTGCGGATTGTGGCATTGGTCGGGCATTGGAAGGATTAGGGCTAAGATTGCGGAGGGAATGGTTAGAATCATGTGTTGGAGGACTTGAAGGATCAGTAGTAGGAGAGTTTTCTGGATTGGATGATACGACGAAGGCGAAACTTTGTTTCGAGCAGTTTTTGTACTCGGATATGAATTTTTGTGGTGCAGGAATGCTTCCAAAGGACGTTCACAAGCTGCATTTGGTTGATCTTAAAGGGCCCTTTGTTCTTCAG AACTATTTGGGAAGGCATTTCAGGAACTGGTTTGCTGAGAAAGAAGTTGGAAACGGGCATCAGTTAGTTGTG GTAGATGAGATTGTGAATATCAGTTGTCCTCTTCGAGATAGGTATCAGAAAGTAGCTGCTGGAATAAAGAGGTGTCTGAAATTGTCCATGACTGATGGTATTCAACGAGTGTTTGGGATGGAGTACAGGCCTATAAAAGACCTCGATGTTCTGTCTCCTTCTGGACTGAAG GTTGCTATCTGTCATGTTCATGTTAGGCATGGAATTCTGATGTTGGTCCCTGAAGTTATTGAAGTTCTGGGTGGGATGGTGGAAGAGTTAGAAGAAGCAAGGAAGCGGCTagttaatgaaataaataagcCACCGAGGGGGAAAAG AACAAGGTCTGGCGTGGTTCCTCCTTTGGCAACTAGAGCTACCGCTGCTGCATGGCCACGAGAAGGTGTTACTGTTCCAGAGCACTCTGATACTTCCTCAagacaaaatatgcattttcaGGTTCATGAACGAG GAACATCTGGCAGTGCTACTACTGCAACTGAAGAAATTCATCCCGTTACATCTGGGCTACCATATTCTACGTCATTCACCACTCCTGTTTATAGAAGAGAGGCTCAATCTAATTTCCCATCTACTCCAGCTGTTTCTGTCCCATTCAATAGGAACATTGGACCTACCTTTTCATCTGATGCAGCTAGTCATGCAGAGGATATCCATATGGCTGACATGACCACCGAAGGCATTGATGTTCCAATTAGAAGGGAACATAATGACCCTGtcctttcatcttcttcttccatgGAAGTGGAGGAACTTTTGTCAGATATTAGAAGTGACCCTGCCACACCTGCCAGTAGCAGGAGCAGAGGAAGCATTCGTGTCTCTAGTGATAGTTTCCATTATGAAGATGTAACACCAGATACATTGTCTACTGCAGCAATTGACGTTGATGAAATTGATTTGGTTGATGAATTGGACCATCCATATATACTTTCTGGAGCAAAGGAAAACCCTTTCACTTACTTAGCTAGTCTGTCAGCTAAGCAGGCTGGTATGCATGGCAGTGCTTCCACTGTTACAGGAAAAATTAAG TGCTTTCTTACTGGTGTGAAGGGATTTCAGTATAAACAGAGTAGTAAATACGAGCTTCgggtttatgttgatgatggCAGCCTAATCTCTGAGATCCTTATAGATCATGCT GAAAAAATAGGCTTTTCTCCTGCAGAGGTAAATGCTGCTCTTAGTTCTTCAGATAGAAAACGAGTCAGTGACACGAAGGAGACACTGAAATGTTTCCAGAAATTCTTGATTAATTTTGAG GGAACAATGCTTGTTCATTTGAATGAAGAATCTCCAATTCCAGTTGCTACTGAAATGAACCAGGGGTGCTCTGCCTCTGATGCATGGTTGCTTCTCAAAAGACTAAAGCCTTCTACTTCTCCGCGACAACATCATCTTCATCACTCAGAAACCATAAATTTATCCCCTTGA
- the LOC101258067 gene encoding recQ-mediated genome instability protein 1-like isoform X1 translates to MNRRRHQIICSSDEEDGDDEPQQFAGGNEENENPNNIEIEILESSTNFQSVTLNSPIQNPTPNREPNVDVSEVVRAADCGIGRALEGLGLRLRREWLESCVGGLEGSVVGEFSGLDDTTKAKLCFEQFLYSDMNFCGAGMLPKDVHKLHLVDLKGPFVLQNYLGRHFRNWFAEKEVGNGHQLVVVDEIVNISCPLRDRYQKVAAGIKRCLKLSMTDGIQRVFGMEYRPIKDLDVLSPSGLKVAICHVHVRHGILMLVPEVIEVLGGMVEELEEARKRLVNEINKPPRGKRTRSGVVPPLATRATAAAWPREGVTVPEHSDTSSRQNMHFQVHERGTSGSATTATEEIHPVTSGLPYSTSFTTPVYRREAQSNFPSTPAVSVPFNRNIGPTFSSDAASHAEDIHMADMTTEGIDVPIRREHNDPVLSSSSSMEVEELLSDIRSDPATPASSRSRGSIRVSSDSFHYEDVTPDTLSTAAIDVDEIDLVDELDHPYILSGAKENPFTYLASLSAKQAGMHGSASTVTGKIKCFLTGVKGFQYKQSSKYELRVYVDDGSLISEILIDHALVQEKIGFSPAEVNAALSSSDRKRVSDTKETLKCFQKFLINFEGTMLVHLNEESPIPVATEMNQGCSASDAWLLLKRLKPSTSPRQHHLHHSETINLSP, encoded by the exons ATGAACAGAAGACGCCACCAAATCATCTGTTCCTCCGACGAAGAAGACGGCGACGACGAGCCTCAGCAATTCGCCGGCGgcaatgaagaaaatgaaaatccTAACAACATAGAAATTGAAATTCTAGAATCGTCTACTAACTTCCAATCAGTAACCCTAAATTCTCCCATCCAGAACCCTACACCTAATCGTGAGCCAAACGTCGACGTTTCTGAAGTTGTACGAGCTGCGGATTGTGGCATTGGTCGGGCATTGGAAGGATTAGGGCTAAGATTGCGGAGGGAATGGTTAGAATCATGTGTTGGAGGACTTGAAGGATCAGTAGTAGGAGAGTTTTCTGGATTGGATGATACGACGAAGGCGAAACTTTGTTTCGAGCAGTTTTTGTACTCGGATATGAATTTTTGTGGTGCAGGAATGCTTCCAAAGGACGTTCACAAGCTGCATTTGGTTGATCTTAAAGGGCCCTTTGTTCTTCAG AACTATTTGGGAAGGCATTTCAGGAACTGGTTTGCTGAGAAAGAAGTTGGAAACGGGCATCAGTTAGTTGTG GTAGATGAGATTGTGAATATCAGTTGTCCTCTTCGAGATAGGTATCAGAAAGTAGCTGCTGGAATAAAGAGGTGTCTGAAATTGTCCATGACTGATGGTATTCAACGAGTGTTTGGGATGGAGTACAGGCCTATAAAAGACCTCGATGTTCTGTCTCCTTCTGGACTGAAG GTTGCTATCTGTCATGTTCATGTTAGGCATGGAATTCTGATGTTGGTCCCTGAAGTTATTGAAGTTCTGGGTGGGATGGTGGAAGAGTTAGAAGAAGCAAGGAAGCGGCTagttaatgaaataaataagcCACCGAGGGGGAAAAG AACAAGGTCTGGCGTGGTTCCTCCTTTGGCAACTAGAGCTACCGCTGCTGCATGGCCACGAGAAGGTGTTACTGTTCCAGAGCACTCTGATACTTCCTCAagacaaaatatgcattttcaGGTTCATGAACGAG GAACATCTGGCAGTGCTACTACTGCAACTGAAGAAATTCATCCCGTTACATCTGGGCTACCATATTCTACGTCATTCACCACTCCTGTTTATAGAAGAGAGGCTCAATCTAATTTCCCATCTACTCCAGCTGTTTCTGTCCCATTCAATAGGAACATTGGACCTACCTTTTCATCTGATGCAGCTAGTCATGCAGAGGATATCCATATGGCTGACATGACCACCGAAGGCATTGATGTTCCAATTAGAAGGGAACATAATGACCCTGtcctttcatcttcttcttccatgGAAGTGGAGGAACTTTTGTCAGATATTAGAAGTGACCCTGCCACACCTGCCAGTAGCAGGAGCAGAGGAAGCATTCGTGTCTCTAGTGATAGTTTCCATTATGAAGATGTAACACCAGATACATTGTCTACTGCAGCAATTGACGTTGATGAAATTGATTTGGTTGATGAATTGGACCATCCATATATACTTTCTGGAGCAAAGGAAAACCCTTTCACTTACTTAGCTAGTCTGTCAGCTAAGCAGGCTGGTATGCATGGCAGTGCTTCCACTGTTACAGGAAAAATTAAG TGCTTTCTTACTGGTGTGAAGGGATTTCAGTATAAACAGAGTAGTAAATACGAGCTTCgggtttatgttgatgatggCAGCCTAATCTCTGAGATCCTTATAGATCATGCT CTTGTGCAGGAAAAAATAGGCTTTTCTCCTGCAGAGGTAAATGCTGCTCTTAGTTCTTCAGATAGAAAACGAGTCAGTGACACGAAGGAGACACTGAAATGTTTCCAGAAATTCTTGATTAATTTTGAG GGAACAATGCTTGTTCATTTGAATGAAGAATCTCCAATTCCAGTTGCTACTGAAATGAACCAGGGGTGCTCTGCCTCTGATGCATGGTTGCTTCTCAAAAGACTAAAGCCTTCTACTTCTCCGCGACAACATCATCTTCATCACTCAGAAACCATAAATTTATCCCCTTGA
- the LOC138348617 gene encoding uncharacterized protein, giving the protein MGLGATIKEENKTSNQNCARAMIFLRHHLDEILKIEYLTVKDPLVLWKNLKERFNHLKMVIHPKARYDWMHLRLQGFKSIHEYNSVMFRITSQLKLCGEMVSEIDMMKNTIFTFHASNVLLQQQYREKVNEAYAYHAKREKGRGPNRGRGRRRGRGRDYGQEHNSIPGINHSSNKKKKRKHEKCEATRECCFRCGGRGHYARDCRTPKHLVEHYQESLKNKEKNPEANFISENQVDIMHLDVADFFAHPEGKIDHLIGDGSVNMEE; this is encoded by the exons ATGGGTCTTGGAGCcaccataaaagaagaaaataagacatCAAATCAAAACTGTGCACGAGCAATGATATTCTTGCGTCATCATCTTGATGAGATTCTGAAAATCGAATATCTGACAGTTAAGGATCCACTTGTTTTGTGGAAAAACCTAAAAGAAAGATTTAACCACTTGAAGATGGTGATACATCCAAAGGCACGATATGATTGGATGCATCTAAGGCTACAAGGCTTTAAGTCTATACATGAGTACAATTCTGTCATGTTCAGAATCACTTCTCAATTGAAATTATGTGGAGAAATGGTTAGTGAGATTGATATGATGAAAAACACAATCTTCACTTTCCATGCCTCGAATGTGCTCTTGCAGCAACAATATCGAGAGAAAG TGAATGAGGCGTACGCCTACCATGCTAAGCGTGAAAAAGGTCGCGGTCCTAATCGTGGTCGCGGACGTAGACGTGGTCGTGGTCGTGATTATGGTCAAGAACATAATTCTATTCCTGGCATtaatcattcatcaaataaaaagaaaaaaagaaagcatGAGAAATGTGAAGCAACTAGGGAATGTTGTTTTCGATGTGGTGGAAGAGGTCATTATGCACGTGATTGTCGTACTCCCAAACACTTGGTTGAGCATTATCAAGAATCActaaagaacaaagagaaaaatcctgaggcaaattttatctctgaaaatcaagttgacatCATGCACTTGGATGTAGCAGATTTTTTCGCACATCctgaaggaaaaatagatcaCTTAATTGGTGATGGTTCTGTGAACATGGaagagtga